A section of the Gloeobacter violaceus PCC 7421 genome encodes:
- a CDS encoding aldo/keto reductase — protein sequence MQTVALTPSGPEVPQMGIGTWAWGDRLFWNYGSDYGPAEVRNAFEAAVSGGVPFFDTAELYGLGESETLLGRFERESGQTVQIATKYLPLPWRWGAEAVEEALSASLTRLGREQVELYQVHSPFNFFMGADTLMGALAREVKRGRIAAVGVSNYSASQMEEAHGRLAAQGVPLAVNQVRYSLLTREIETNGVLDTARRLGVKILAYSPLAQGLLTGKYTADSPPEGARRLDNRYSPSGLAAIAPVLEVLRDLGRKHDRTPAQVALNWLVAQEGVIPIPGAKTAAQAEQNLGAVGWSLAPEEVERLSEVSRPWRAA from the coding sequence ATGCAGACCGTCGCCTTGACACCTTCGGGGCCAGAGGTGCCCCAGATGGGAATCGGCACCTGGGCCTGGGGAGACCGGCTTTTTTGGAACTACGGCAGCGACTACGGTCCGGCGGAAGTGCGCAATGCCTTCGAAGCCGCGGTCTCGGGGGGTGTACCGTTTTTTGACACCGCCGAACTGTACGGCCTGGGGGAATCGGAGACGCTGCTGGGACGCTTCGAGCGCGAGAGCGGCCAGACGGTGCAGATTGCCACCAAATATCTGCCCTTGCCCTGGCGCTGGGGTGCCGAGGCGGTCGAAGAGGCGCTCAGCGCGAGCCTGACGCGGCTCGGGCGGGAGCAAGTCGAACTGTATCAAGTGCATTCGCCTTTTAACTTCTTTATGGGAGCCGACACGCTCATGGGCGCTCTTGCCCGCGAGGTAAAGCGCGGCCGGATCGCGGCGGTGGGCGTAAGCAACTACAGTGCCTCCCAGATGGAGGAGGCCCACGGACGGCTCGCCGCCCAGGGGGTACCTCTGGCGGTCAACCAGGTGCGCTATTCGCTCCTTACGCGCGAAATCGAGACCAACGGCGTGCTCGATACCGCCCGCAGACTCGGGGTGAAGATCCTGGCCTACAGCCCCCTGGCGCAGGGATTGCTCACCGGCAAGTACACCGCCGACTCGCCGCCCGAGGGAGCCCGCCGCCTCGACAACCGCTACAGCCCGAGCGGCCTTGCGGCCATCGCCCCGGTGCTGGAGGTGCTGCGCGACCTGGGCCGAAAGCATGATCGCACCCCGGCCCAGGTCGCCCTCAACTGGCTGGTGGCCCAGGAAGGTGTCATACCGATTCCGGGGGCCAAAACCGCCGCCCAGGCGGAGCAAAATCTTGGTGCCGTCGGTTGGAGCCTTGCTCCTGAGGAAGTCGAACGCCTCAGCGAGGTAAGCCGCCCCTGGCGAGCTGCGTGA
- the mgtE gene encoding magnesium transporter: MLTQDRREALLAIEGLASLKTELNNMNPADAGDYIASLPPKDQAIAFRLLAKSRAASVFEYLPSEVQEMLTESLHAREVQAIVEQMSPDDRAELFDELPARVVKRLLTQLSPSEREATALILGYPEGTAGRVMTTEYVRLRQDLTVSQAIQKIRKLDQDKETIYYAYLTDAERQLLGVVSLRQLLFAEPDTPVRTLARETIISVPTTADQEEVARLMKRYDLLAMPVVDLEGRLVGIVTVDDVVDILEEEATEDIQKLSGIIGGDEEALSSPIETVKKRLPWLLGNIALYMGAASAIAPFQSTISLIPVLAIIMPILANTSGNVGNQAISVTVRGLATGEVNPVDVFKILRKEILAGLVNAAALGLVLGLLTLIWSRPEEQWVGIVAAMVMAVNVLVAASLGTFLPIILKRFKQDPALVSPPLLTTTLDTFGFFTFLGLTSLFLVYFKVG; this comes from the coding sequence ATGTTGACGCAAGATCGGCGAGAGGCCCTGCTGGCAATCGAGGGTCTGGCCAGTCTGAAGACTGAGCTGAACAATATGAATCCGGCGGACGCGGGCGATTACATCGCTTCGCTGCCTCCCAAAGATCAAGCTATTGCTTTTCGCTTACTGGCCAAAAGCCGGGCGGCGTCAGTATTCGAATACTTACCGAGTGAAGTGCAGGAGATGCTCACCGAGAGCCTCCATGCCCGCGAGGTGCAGGCAATTGTCGAGCAGATGTCCCCGGACGACCGGGCGGAATTGTTTGATGAGTTGCCCGCCCGCGTGGTCAAGCGCCTGCTCACCCAACTGAGCCCCTCCGAGCGCGAAGCGACGGCCCTGATTCTGGGTTACCCCGAGGGCACCGCCGGCCGGGTGATGACCACCGAGTACGTGCGGCTGCGGCAGGATCTGACCGTGAGTCAGGCGATTCAAAAGATCCGCAAGCTGGACCAGGACAAAGAAACGATCTACTACGCCTATCTCACCGACGCCGAGCGGCAGCTTCTGGGGGTCGTTTCGCTGCGGCAGTTGCTCTTTGCCGAGCCGGACACGCCGGTGCGCACGCTTGCACGCGAGACGATCATCTCGGTGCCGACCACCGCCGATCAAGAAGAAGTTGCCCGCCTGATGAAGCGCTACGACCTGCTGGCCATGCCCGTGGTCGATCTCGAAGGGCGCTTAGTCGGCATCGTGACGGTGGACGATGTGGTGGATATTCTCGAAGAGGAAGCCACCGAGGACATCCAGAAATTGAGCGGGATCATCGGCGGCGACGAAGAAGCGCTTTCTTCTCCCATCGAGACGGTCAAAAAGCGCCTGCCCTGGTTGCTCGGCAACATCGCCCTCTACATGGGTGCGGCAAGCGCCATCGCTCCGTTTCAGTCCACTATCAGCCTGATTCCGGTGCTCGCCATCATCATGCCGATCCTCGCCAATACCAGCGGCAACGTCGGCAACCAGGCCATCTCGGTGACCGTGCGCGGCCTGGCCACCGGCGAGGTCAACCCGGTCGACGTCTTCAAGATCCTCCGCAAGGAGATTCTCGCCGGACTGGTCAATGCTGCGGCTCTGGGATTGGTATTGGGATTGCTCACGCTCATCTGGTCGCGGCCGGAGGAGCAGTGGGTGGGCATCGTGGCGGCGATGGTAATGGCGGTGAACGTCCTGGTGGCTGCCAGCCTCGGCACCTTCTTGCCCATCATCCTCAAGCGCTTCAAGCAGGATCCGGCCCTGGTGAGCCCGCCCTTGCTGACCACGACGCTCGACACCTTCGGCTTTTTTACCTTTCTGGGCCTAACGTCGCTGTTTTTGGTTTACTTCAAGGTAGGCTGA
- a CDS encoding AAA family ATPase yields the protein MFASRIVLKNWRNFRAADVQLTDRVFVVGPNASGKSNFLDVFRFLRDIAKPGGGLQKAVVARGGVSKIRCLSARREPNIEIEIHISESVNRSALWRYEIGVKQETRGNRQPKLAYERVYKEDKLILDRPDEFDKNDDVRLTQTHLEQIVANLSFRDIAKFFESVLYLHLVPQLLRHPEAFSGPAIPEDPFGRSFLERVAKTPEKTRRARLLKIEEALKFAVPQLKKLSDVRDELGVPHLEAVYEHWRPNAGKQREDQFSDGTLRLIGLFWALLETDSLLLLEEPELSLNSGIVSRLPSIMYRLQRQKRRQVVISTHSYELLSDQGISPDEVLILSPSSEGTTISVASSIKEVELLLDKGLTIADAVLPRTVPQGVEQLTFL from the coding sequence ATGTTTGCCTCGCGTATCGTGCTAAAAAACTGGAGGAATTTCCGAGCGGCAGATGTACAACTGACCGACCGCGTTTTCGTTGTCGGGCCAAATGCTTCGGGGAAATCAAATTTTTTAGATGTGTTTCGATTTTTGCGTGATATCGCAAAACCGGGCGGAGGCTTGCAAAAAGCAGTTGTTGCGAGAGGCGGCGTATCGAAAATTCGTTGTTTATCTGCCCGCAGAGAACCCAACATCGAAATTGAAATTCATATTTCAGAATCTGTGAACCGCTCAGCTTTGTGGCGCTATGAGATTGGCGTTAAGCAAGAAACTCGTGGGAACAGGCAACCTAAGCTAGCCTATGAGAGAGTGTATAAAGAAGACAAGTTAATTCTGGACAGGCCTGACGAATTCGATAAAAATGATGATGTTCGATTAACCCAAACACATCTAGAGCAAATTGTAGCAAATTTGTCGTTTAGAGACATCGCAAAATTCTTTGAATCAGTACTTTACTTACACCTTGTTCCTCAGCTACTTCGTCATCCCGAGGCTTTTTCTGGGCCAGCAATTCCAGAAGATCCATTTGGGAGGAGTTTCTTAGAGCGGGTTGCAAAAACCCCTGAAAAAACTCGCAGGGCGCGTTTACTCAAAATTGAGGAAGCTTTAAAGTTTGCCGTTCCACAGCTTAAAAAACTTTCTGATGTCAGAGACGAACTCGGTGTGCCACATTTAGAAGCCGTTTATGAACATTGGCGCCCGAATGCTGGAAAACAGAGAGAAGACCAGTTTTCTGACGGAACTTTAAGATTAATTGGGTTGTTTTGGGCTTTGCTTGAAACTGATTCACTGCTTTTACTGGAAGAGCCTGAACTCTCCTTGAATTCAGGTATCGTCAGTAGGCTCCCAAGTATTATGTATCGCTTGCAAAGACAAAAAAGGAGGCAGGTGGTAATCAGTACCCATAGTTACGAGCTCCTTTCTGATCAAGGAATTAGTCCTGATGAAGTTTTAATTTTATCGCCTAGTAGCGAAGGCACAACTATTAGCGTTGCTTCGTCAATCAAAGAAGTCGAGTTGTTGCTTGACAAAGGCTTGACAATTGCTGATGCGGTGCTTCCCAGAACTGTGCCTCAAGGTGTTGAACAGCTTACATTTCTCTAA